The Pedobacter frigiditerrae genomic sequence ACCAAGCTAACAGGATTCCCATTAGCGGATAAAATTGGGATTTCCATTAAAACCTATAATCCAGACCAAACAAAAGCACTTGCAACTCAATTAATTGCAAATGCAAAAGGCAAAAACATTTTAATTGTGGGGCATTCGAATACAGTATTAGAAATAATTGAAGCTTTTGGTGGAGAAAAACCAGTTAAACCTTTAACTGACGATGACTACGATTACCTTTTCACAGTTACGGTTAAGGGTAAAAAAACGGAAGTAAAAACAAGTCGTTATGGCGTCTCTCACCACACGGAAGGTGGCGAAGCTAAAGCAATGAAAATGAATAAATAAATTTATTATCTAATTGCAACCTTCATCCAGTATTTATACCCTACAATTCGGATTAGTTTGTTTAAGCTCATTTCTTTTTTCGGCTAGCTTTAATATGCTCATTCCAGAGCTGCCTGCTTACTTATCAGCTTTAGGT encodes the following:
- a CDS encoding phosphoglycerate mutase family protein, which encodes MKNFIIICFLLLVGHQTVNAQKALKVYVVRHAEKLTGDPKEKDPELSPEGSERAQALAKELKGQKIDSIYSTNYKRTKLTGFPLADKIGISIKTYNPDQTKALATQLIANAKGKNILIVGHSNTVLEIIEAFGGEKPVKPLTDDDYDYLFTVTVKGKKTEVKTSRYGVSHHTEGGEAKAMKMNK